The Hemiscyllium ocellatum isolate sHemOce1 chromosome 7, sHemOce1.pat.X.cur, whole genome shotgun sequence genome window below encodes:
- the gbx2 gene encoding homeobox protein GBX-2 codes for MSADSSPLTVMQRPLGTSTAFSIDSLIGSNSAPSAGHFVYTGYPMFMPYRPVVLPPPPAALAQPSLQHSLHAVPHGQPTHPHPHSHPVGNLAGSLANGFCTSLGQGMAVTTLMATLPGTGEGSRSFPAGQQQQHQQQQEPAARKFLQAALGSPDKAEGGRQQDGEEAKAFLCKDSSSVSFPVAETVHAVIGAVTSGRAPGKDDLKAADDDCRSKEESFSMDSDLDYSSDENGAAPALHKSEDACPALGEESTHGHTAGPLNPAAGGGGGGSKNRRRRTAFTSEQLLELEKEFHCKKYLSLTERSQIAHSLKLSEVQVKIWFQNRRAKWKRVKAGNANSKSGEPSRNPKIVVPIPVHVSRFAIRSQHQQLEQPRP; via the exons ATGTCTGCCGACTCCAGCCCGCTCACTGTAATGCAGAGGCCACTGGGGACCAGCACCGCTTTCAGCATAGACTCACTGATAGGCAGCAACTCTGCTCCCAGCGCCGGGCACTTCGTCTACACCGGCTACCCCATGTTCATGCCTTACCGGCCGGTGGTGCTCCCACCGCCGCCCGCTGCCCTCGCCCAGCCGTCCCTGCAGCACAGCCTGCACGCCGTGCCCCACGGCCAgcccactcaccctcaccctcactctcaccccgtCGGCAACCTGGCCGGCTCGCTGGCCAACGGCTTCTGCACCAGCCTGGGACAGGGCATGGCCGTCACCACTCTGATGGCCACTCTGCCGGGCACCGGGGAAGGCAGCCGCAGTTTCCCCGCcggtcagcagcagcagcaccagcagcagcaggagcCGGCCGCGCGGAAATTCCTGCAAGCCGCCCTGGGCAGCCCGGACAAGGCGGAAGGCGGCCGGCAGCAAGACGGGGAGGAAGCCAAAGCGTTCCTGTGCAAAGACAGCTCGTCTGTCTCCTTCCCTGTGGCCGAGACGGTGCACGCAGTGATCG GTGCTGTCACCTCCGGCAGGGCGCCAGGGAAAGACGATTTGAAAGCAGCGGATGATGACTGCCGGAGCAAGGAGGAGAGCTTCTCGATGGACAGTGATCTCGACTACAGCTCCGACGAGAACGGCGCGGCGCCGGCGCTGCACAAGAGCGAGGACGCGTGCCCGGCTCTGGGAGAGGAGAGCACACACGGCCACACCGCGGGCCCGCTCAACCCCGCGGcgggcggcggcggcggcggcagcAAGAACAGAAGGAGGCGGACGGCATTCACCAGCGAGCAACTCCTGGAGCTGGAGAAAGAGTTCCACTGCAAGAAGTACCTGTCCCTCACCGAGAGGTCCCAGATCGCCCACTCCCTCAAACTCAGCGAGGTGCAGGTGAAAATCTGGTTCCAGAACAGGCGGGCAAAGTGGAAGCGGGTGAAAGCCGGGAATGCTAACTCCAAATCCGGGGAACCCTCTAGGAATCCCAAGATTGTGGTCCCCATACCCGTGCACGTCAGTAGGTTTGCCATCAGAAGTCAGCACCAACAGTTGGAACAACCCAGACCTTAA